The following are from one region of the Streptomyces changanensis genome:
- a CDS encoding SDR family NAD(P)-dependent oxidoreductase, translated as MDTSTYFSELFSLDGRVAVVTGGSSGIGRAIAEALARAGAAVVVVARREAELDATVGELRALGCRAARVSADLATRDGVRAAADGAVAAFGEPDILVNCAAVNLRPPFGELGEDVWDTTMAVNLDAPFLLGQRFGPGMAERGHGRIIHVSSQQAHRAFVQSGAYGVSKGGLESLARSQAEAWSPYGVTCNTLVPGFVMTPLNSHLSAQPGKVAALADRTLVGRNGLPGDFAGAAVFLASRASAYVTGQSVYVDGGFHAH; from the coding sequence ATGGACACCTCGACGTACTTCTCCGAACTCTTCTCGCTGGACGGCCGCGTGGCCGTGGTGACCGGCGGCAGCTCCGGCATCGGGCGGGCCATCGCCGAGGCGCTGGCCCGGGCCGGCGCCGCCGTCGTGGTCGTCGCACGCCGGGAGGCCGAGCTGGACGCGACGGTCGGGGAGCTGCGGGCGCTGGGATGCCGGGCGGCCCGGGTCAGCGCCGACCTGGCGACACGGGACGGCGTGCGCGCCGCCGCCGACGGCGCGGTCGCCGCGTTCGGCGAGCCGGACATCCTGGTGAACTGCGCGGCGGTCAACCTGCGCCCGCCCTTCGGGGAGCTCGGCGAGGACGTGTGGGACACCACGATGGCGGTGAACCTGGACGCGCCGTTCCTGCTGGGGCAGCGGTTCGGGCCGGGCATGGCCGAGCGGGGCCACGGCCGCATCATCCACGTCTCCTCCCAGCAGGCGCACCGCGCGTTCGTGCAGAGCGGCGCCTACGGGGTCTCCAAGGGCGGGCTGGAGTCACTGGCCCGCTCGCAGGCGGAGGCGTGGTCGCCGTACGGCGTCACCTGCAACACCCTCGTGCCGGGCTTCGTCATGACGCCCCTCAACTCCCACCTGTCGGCCCAGCCCGGGAAGGTCGCCGCCCTCGCCGACCGCACCCTGGTGGGCCGCAACGGACTGCCCGGGGACTTCGCCGGGGCCGCCGTCTTCCTCGCGAGCCGCGCCTCGGCCTA
- a CDS encoding glycoside hydrolase family 3 protein, protein MHHRATSRRTVLAATAAAAAATAIVPRTAVADGAADAAEERRLARIVDRMTLEEKVGQLFVMRVYGHSATDPDQSDVDANLREIGVRSAAELVARYHVGGIIYFTWAHNTRDPHQIADLSNGIQRAGLAQRTPVPLLVSTDQEHGIVARVGEPATLVPGAMALGAAGSRDLARRAAHIAGTELAALGIRQNYAPVADVNVNPANPVIGVRSFGADPRAVARLVAAQVKGYEGAGVAATAKHFPGHGDTTDDSHTKLPYIHHTREQWDALDAPPFRAAVAAGIDAVMTAHIVVPSLDSAEDPATLSRPILTGILREELGYDGVVVTDSLGMEGVRTKYGDDRVPVLALKAGCDQLLNPPDLDLAWKAVLAAVRGGELDRARIDESVLRILRLKARLGLFRDPYVTREGVDRVVGRRAHLDAADRIAGATTTLLANEGGLLPLNRLTHRDVLVVGADPASPSGTTGPPTATLAAALGELGFATTALSTGTAPTAARIEQAVAAAAGRDAVVVGTYNVSATSAQRTLVARLAATGVPVVVVAIRNPYDAAHLTGQRALLATYAWTDVELRAAARVIAGRVRPGGRLPVPVQRADDPSRVLYPIGYGLSY, encoded by the coding sequence GTGCACCACCGGGCCACCTCCAGACGCACCGTCCTCGCCGCCACCGCCGCCGCGGCCGCCGCCACCGCGATCGTCCCCCGCACCGCCGTCGCCGACGGCGCCGCCGACGCCGCCGAGGAGCGGCGCCTCGCGCGGATCGTCGACCGCATGACCCTAGAGGAGAAGGTCGGTCAGCTCTTCGTCATGCGGGTGTACGGGCACTCCGCGACCGACCCCGACCAGTCCGACGTCGACGCCAACCTCCGCGAGATCGGCGTCCGCTCCGCCGCCGAGCTGGTCGCCCGGTACCACGTCGGCGGCATCATCTACTTCACGTGGGCGCACAACACCCGCGACCCGCACCAGATCGCCGACCTGTCCAACGGGATCCAGCGCGCCGGCCTCGCGCAGCGGACGCCGGTGCCGCTGCTCGTCTCGACCGACCAGGAGCACGGCATCGTCGCCCGCGTCGGCGAGCCGGCGACGCTCGTGCCGGGCGCGATGGCCCTCGGCGCGGCCGGTTCGCGCGACCTGGCCCGGCGGGCGGCGCACATCGCGGGGACGGAGCTGGCCGCGCTGGGCATCCGGCAGAACTACGCGCCGGTCGCGGACGTGAACGTCAACCCCGCCAACCCGGTCATCGGCGTGCGTTCCTTCGGCGCGGACCCGCGGGCCGTGGCCCGGCTGGTCGCCGCGCAGGTGAAGGGGTACGAGGGGGCGGGCGTCGCGGCGACGGCGAAGCACTTCCCCGGCCACGGCGACACCACGGACGACAGCCACACCAAGCTGCCGTACATCCACCACACGCGCGAGCAGTGGGACGCCCTGGACGCGCCGCCGTTCCGGGCGGCGGTCGCCGCCGGCATCGACGCGGTGATGACGGCGCACATCGTCGTGCCCTCCCTGGACTCGGCGGAGGACCCGGCGACCCTGTCGCGGCCCATCCTCACCGGCATCCTGCGCGAGGAGCTGGGCTACGACGGGGTGGTGGTGACCGACTCGCTCGGCATGGAGGGCGTGCGGACCAAGTACGGCGACGACCGGGTGCCGGTGCTGGCGCTGAAGGCCGGGTGCGACCAGCTCCTCAACCCGCCGGACCTGGACCTGGCGTGGAAGGCGGTCCTCGCCGCGGTGCGCGGCGGGGAGCTCGACCGGGCCCGGATCGATGAATCGGTTCTGCGGATCCTGCGGCTGAAGGCGCGCCTGGGCCTGTTCCGGGACCCCTACGTGACGCGCGAGGGCGTGGACCGCGTGGTCGGCCGGCGCGCGCACCTGGACGCCGCGGACCGCATCGCCGGGGCGACGACGACGCTGCTCGCCAACGAGGGCGGCCTGCTGCCCCTGAACCGCCTCACCCACCGGGACGTGCTCGTCGTCGGCGCCGATCCGGCCTCGCCGTCGGGGACGACCGGTCCGCCGACGGCGACGCTCGCCGCGGCCCTCGGCGAGCTGGGGTTCGCCACCACCGCGCTGTCCACCGGCACCGCTCCCACCGCGGCCCGCATCGAGCAGGCGGTGGCGGCGGCGGCCGGGCGGGACGCGGTCGTCGTCGGCACGTACAACGTCTCGGCGACGAGCGCGCAGCGCACCCTCGTCGCGCGGCTGGCGGCGACGGGCGTGCCGGTGGTGGTCGTGGCGATCCGCAACCCGTACGACGCCGCCCACCTGACGGGGCAGCGGGCCCTCCTCGCCACGTACGCGTGGACCGACGTGGAGCTGCGGGCCGCCGCGCGGGTCATCGCCGGGCGGGTGCGCCCCGGGGGGCGGCTGCCCGTCCCGGTGCAGCGCGCGGACGACCCGTCCCGGGTGCTGTACCCGATCGGGTACGGCCTGTCGTACTGA
- a CDS encoding S28 family serine protease yields MRTTLRWLLSLVVLIGTVGTAGTATAAGQDSTAVDIKERVLAIPGMSLIEEKPYPGYRFFVLNYTQPVDHRRPGKGTFKQRLTLLHKDTSRPTVFYTSGYHVSPDPRRSEPTRIVDGNQVSLEYRYFSPSRPQPADWSKLDIWQAASDQHRLFTALKKVYDRKWIATGGSKGGMTATYYERFYPRDMDAVVAYVAPNDVVEKEDSAYDRFFATVGTAECRDRLNALQREALVRRAPLQKKYGDWAAAEGATFRTVGSLDKAYEAVVLDFVWAFWQYHGEQDCAGLPDATTATDDAVYEAIDTYSGWSFYTDQGLEPYTPYYYQAATELGSPSLRVDHLKGLTRYGYQPAHTFVPDDIPVRFKPWVMRDVDSWVRHNARRMLFVNGERDPWGAEPFRVDRGAKDSYVLTAPGANHGASIAGLAAPQREAATARLLEWAGVAPAAVRADAERAQPLARYDARLDKRDLRREPTLRP; encoded by the coding sequence ATGCGCACGACGCTCAGATGGCTGCTGTCGCTCGTGGTGCTCATAGGCACCGTGGGCACGGCCGGCACGGCCACCGCCGCCGGACAGGACAGCACCGCCGTGGACATCAAGGAACGCGTCCTCGCGATCCCCGGGATGTCCCTCATCGAGGAGAAGCCCTACCCCGGCTACCGCTTCTTCGTCCTGAACTACACCCAGCCGGTCGACCACCGCCGCCCCGGGAAGGGCACCTTCAAGCAGCGCCTCACCCTGCTGCACAAGGACACCAGCCGCCCCACCGTCTTCTACACCAGCGGCTACCACGTCAGCCCCGACCCGCGCCGCAGCGAGCCCACCCGGATCGTCGACGGCAACCAGGTCTCCCTGGAGTACCGCTACTTCAGCCCGTCCCGCCCCCAGCCCGCCGACTGGTCCAAGCTGGACATCTGGCAGGCCGCGTCCGACCAGCACCGCCTGTTCACCGCCCTGAAGAAGGTCTACGACCGCAAGTGGATCGCCACCGGCGGCTCCAAGGGCGGCATGACGGCCACCTACTACGAGCGGTTCTACCCGCGGGACATGGACGCCGTCGTCGCCTACGTGGCGCCCAACGACGTCGTGGAGAAGGAGGACTCGGCCTACGACCGGTTCTTCGCGACCGTCGGCACCGCCGAGTGCCGCGACCGGCTGAACGCCCTCCAGCGCGAGGCCCTCGTCCGCCGCGCGCCGCTCCAGAAGAAGTACGGCGACTGGGCCGCCGCCGAAGGCGCCACCTTCCGCACCGTCGGCAGCCTGGACAAGGCGTACGAGGCCGTCGTCCTCGACTTCGTGTGGGCGTTCTGGCAGTACCACGGCGAGCAGGACTGCGCGGGCCTCCCCGACGCCACCACCGCCACCGACGACGCCGTGTACGAGGCGATCGACACCTACTCCGGCTGGTCCTTCTACACCGACCAGGGCCTGGAGCCGTACACGCCGTACTACTACCAGGCGGCCACCGAGCTCGGCTCCCCGAGCCTGCGCGTGGACCACCTCAAGGGGCTCACCCGCTACGGCTACCAGCCGGCGCACACCTTCGTCCCGGACGACATCCCCGTCCGGTTCAAGCCGTGGGTGATGCGGGACGTCGACAGCTGGGTCCGCCACAACGCCCGCCGCATGCTCTTCGTCAACGGCGAGCGTGACCCGTGGGGCGCCGAGCCGTTCCGCGTCGACCGCGGCGCGAAGGACAGCTACGTCCTCACCGCGCCCGGCGCGAACCACGGCGCCAGCATCGCCGGCCTCGCCGCGCCCCAGCGCGAGGCGGCCACGGCGCGACTGCTGGAGTGGGCGGGCGTCGCCCCCGCCGCCGTCCGGGCCGACGCGGAGCGGGCGCAGCCGCTCGCCCGGTACGACGCGCGCCTCGACAAGCGCGACCTCCGGCGCGAGCCGACGCTCCGCCCGTAG
- a CDS encoding ABC transporter ATP-binding protein — protein MVSAAGDQERKPGRKAERGWAGRLWQYAWRHRLDVVLALGSSLGGMAVMAFVPLITKIVIDDVIGGGDGSLGTWIGVLIGAALAVYALTYVRRYYGGRLALDVQHDLRTEMYATITRLDGRRQDQLSTGQVVGRATSDLQLIQGLLFMLPMTLGNVLLFLISLGIMAWLSPPLTLVVLAVAPALWFIARRSRTRLHPATWYAQAQAGHVAGVVDGAVTGVRVVKGFGQEEQETDKLREASRTLFAGRLRTIRLNARYTPALQAVPALGQVAMLALGGWLATRGEITLGTFVAFSTYLAQLVGPVRMLAMVLTVGQQARAGAERVLELIDTEPVIRDGTRALDPDAPVGVEFDDVSFGYEDGRPVLDGFSLSIRPGETVAVVGASGSGKSTVSLLVPRFYDVTGGAVRVGGHDVRELTLESLRAAVGLVPEDSFLFSDTVRANIAYGRPDATPEEVEAAARAAQAHGFVTALPDGYDTTVGEHGLTLSGGQRQRIALARAILTDPRLLLLDDATSAVDARVEHEIHEALRSVMAGRTTLLIAHRRSTLGLADRIAVLDGGRLSDLGTHDELQARSPLYRRLLTDPDGLGGVSPGHTLPAGTPADEAAEHTVRDEIDAEFDAERGITPALWDRETAGTGHDATPGATPELLAQVAALPPADGTPDVDEDRAVRPEESYGLRRLLRGFGLPLLASLLLVAVDAGMGLLLPVLIRHGIDEGVTQLALGAVWVASALALLAVAAQWAAQSGEVRMTGRTGERVLYALRLKIFAQLQRLGLDYYERELTGRIMTRMTTDVDALSTFLQTGLVTAFVSVVTFFGIMVALVVIDVELALVVFATLPPLVVGTVFFRRASVRAYELARERISVVNADLQESVAGLRIVQAFRGERSGGARFTERSLAYREARVRGQWLISVYFPFVQLLSSLAAAAVLVVGAGRIEAGTLTAGALVAYLLYIDLFFAPVQQLSQVFDGYQQASVSLGRMQELLREPTSTAPAADPRPVRSLKGEIAFEGVSFAYGDDEPALTGVDLRVPAGQTVAFVGETGAGKSTLVKLVARFYDPTSGRVTVDGTDLRELDLTAYRHRLGVVPQEAYLFPGTVRDAIAYGRPGASDAEVEAAARAVGAHDMIATLDGGYLHEVAERGRNLSAGQRQLIALARAELVDPDVLLLDEATAALDLATEAQVNQATDRLAGRRTTLVVAHRLTTAARADRVVVMDHGRVAEDGTHDELLARDGHYARLWRTFTGEADPEPRPEPERVA, from the coding sequence GTGGTGTCGGCGGCGGGGGACCAGGAGCGGAAACCGGGGCGGAAAGCGGAGCGGGGCTGGGCCGGCCGGCTCTGGCAGTACGCGTGGCGGCACCGGCTGGACGTCGTCCTCGCCCTCGGGTCGTCGCTCGGCGGCATGGCCGTCATGGCGTTCGTCCCGCTCATCACCAAGATCGTCATCGATGACGTGATCGGCGGGGGCGACGGCTCCCTCGGCACGTGGATCGGCGTCCTGATCGGCGCGGCCCTCGCCGTGTACGCCCTCACCTACGTCCGCCGCTACTACGGCGGGCGGCTCGCCCTCGACGTCCAGCACGACCTGCGCACCGAGATGTACGCGACGATCACGCGACTCGACGGGCGGCGGCAGGACCAACTCTCCACCGGGCAGGTCGTCGGCCGCGCCACCAGCGACCTCCAGCTCATCCAGGGCCTGCTGTTCATGCTCCCGATGACCCTCGGGAACGTCCTGCTCTTCCTCATCTCCCTCGGCATCATGGCGTGGCTCTCCCCGCCGCTCACCCTCGTCGTCCTCGCCGTGGCCCCCGCCCTGTGGTTCATCGCCCGGCGCAGCCGCACCCGCCTGCACCCGGCCACCTGGTACGCCCAGGCCCAGGCCGGGCACGTCGCGGGCGTCGTCGACGGCGCCGTCACCGGCGTCCGCGTCGTCAAGGGCTTCGGCCAGGAGGAGCAGGAGACCGACAAGCTCCGCGAGGCGAGCCGGACCCTGTTCGCCGGCCGGCTGCGCACCATCCGGCTCAACGCCCGCTACACCCCCGCCCTCCAGGCCGTCCCCGCGCTCGGCCAGGTCGCCATGCTCGCCCTCGGCGGCTGGCTGGCGACCCGCGGCGAGATCACCCTCGGCACCTTCGTCGCCTTCTCCACCTATCTCGCCCAGCTCGTCGGCCCGGTCCGCATGCTCGCCATGGTCCTCACCGTCGGCCAGCAGGCCCGCGCCGGCGCCGAACGGGTGCTGGAACTCATCGACACCGAGCCCGTCATCCGCGACGGCACACGGGCACTGGACCCCGACGCCCCCGTGGGCGTCGAGTTCGACGACGTCTCCTTCGGCTACGAGGACGGGCGGCCCGTCCTCGACGGGTTCTCGCTGAGCATCCGCCCCGGCGAGACCGTCGCCGTGGTCGGCGCCTCCGGCAGCGGCAAGTCCACCGTCTCGCTGCTCGTGCCCCGCTTCTACGACGTCACCGGCGGCGCCGTCCGCGTCGGCGGCCACGACGTGCGCGAGCTGACCCTGGAGTCCCTGCGCGCCGCCGTCGGACTCGTACCGGAGGACAGCTTCCTCTTCTCCGACACCGTCCGCGCCAACATCGCCTACGGGCGGCCCGACGCGACGCCCGAGGAGGTCGAGGCCGCCGCCCGCGCCGCCCAGGCCCACGGTTTCGTCACCGCCCTCCCCGACGGGTACGACACCACCGTCGGCGAACACGGCCTCACCCTCTCCGGCGGGCAGCGCCAGCGCATCGCCCTCGCCCGGGCGATCCTCACCGACCCCCGGCTGCTCCTCCTCGACGACGCCACCTCCGCCGTCGACGCGCGCGTCGAGCACGAGATCCACGAGGCCCTCCGGTCCGTGATGGCGGGCCGCACCACGCTCCTCATCGCGCACCGCCGCTCCACGCTCGGCCTCGCCGACCGGATCGCCGTCCTCGACGGCGGCCGCCTCTCCGACCTCGGCACCCACGACGAGCTCCAGGCCCGCTCGCCGCTGTACCGGCGGCTCCTCACCGACCCCGACGGGCTGGGCGGCGTCTCCCCCGGCCACACCCTCCCCGCCGGCACACCGGCCGACGAGGCGGCCGAGCACACCGTCCGGGACGAGATCGACGCCGAGTTCGACGCCGAGCGCGGCATCACCCCCGCCCTGTGGGACCGCGAGACGGCCGGCACCGGCCACGACGCCACACCCGGCGCCACGCCCGAGCTGCTCGCCCAGGTCGCGGCGCTGCCCCCGGCCGACGGCACCCCGGACGTCGACGAGGACCGGGCCGTACGCCCCGAGGAGTCGTACGGGCTGCGCCGGCTGCTGCGCGGCTTCGGCCTGCCGCTCCTCGCCAGCCTGCTGCTCGTCGCGGTCGACGCCGGCATGGGCCTGCTGCTGCCGGTGCTGATCCGGCACGGCATCGACGAGGGCGTCACGCAGCTCGCGCTGGGCGCGGTCTGGGTGGCGTCCGCGCTCGCCCTGCTGGCCGTCGCCGCGCAGTGGGCGGCGCAGTCCGGCGAGGTCCGGATGACCGGGCGGACCGGCGAACGCGTCCTCTACGCCCTGCGCCTGAAGATCTTCGCCCAGCTCCAGCGGCTCGGCCTCGACTACTACGAGCGCGAGCTGACCGGGCGCATCATGACCCGGATGACGACCGACGTCGACGCCCTGTCGACGTTCCTCCAGACCGGGCTCGTCACCGCCTTCGTCTCCGTGGTGACCTTCTTCGGGATCATGGTCGCCCTCGTCGTCATCGACGTGGAGCTCGCCCTCGTCGTCTTCGCCACGCTGCCCCCGCTGGTCGTCGGGACCGTCTTCTTCCGGCGGGCCAGCGTCCGGGCGTACGAGCTGGCCCGCGAGCGGATCAGCGTCGTCAACGCCGACCTGCAGGAGTCCGTGGCGGGGCTGCGGATCGTGCAGGCCTTCCGCGGGGAGCGGTCGGGCGGTGCCCGGTTCACCGAGCGGAGCCTCGCCTACCGCGAGGCGCGGGTGCGCGGCCAGTGGCTGATCTCCGTGTACTTCCCCTTCGTCCAGCTGCTGTCGTCGCTCGCGGCGGCGGCGGTGCTGGTCGTCGGCGCCGGCCGCATCGAGGCCGGCACGCTCACGGCGGGCGCCCTCGTGGCGTACCTGCTCTACATCGACCTGTTCTTCGCGCCCGTACAGCAGCTGTCGCAGGTCTTCGACGGCTACCAGCAGGCGTCCGTGTCGCTGGGCCGCATGCAGGAACTGCTGCGCGAGCCCACCTCGACCGCCCCGGCGGCCGACCCCCGGCCGGTGCGCTCCCTCAAGGGCGAGATCGCCTTCGAGGGCGTGTCGTTCGCCTACGGCGACGACGAGCCGGCCCTCACCGGCGTCGACCTGCGCGTCCCCGCCGGACAGACGGTCGCCTTCGTCGGCGAGACCGGCGCCGGCAAGTCGACGCTCGTGAAGCTCGTCGCGCGGTTCTACGACCCGACGTCCGGCCGCGTCACCGTCGACGGCACCGACCTGCGGGAGCTCGACCTCACCGCGTACCGCCACCGCCTCGGCGTGGTGCCGCAGGAGGCGTACCTCTTCCCGGGCACCGTGCGCGACGCCATCGCCTACGGGCGGCCCGGCGCGAGCGACGCCGAGGTGGAGGCCGCGGCCCGCGCGGTCGGCGCCCACGACATGATCGCCACCCTCGACGGCGGCTACCTCCACGAGGTCGCCGAGCGCGGCCGCAACCTCTCCGCGGGCCAGCGGCAGCTGATCGCCCTGGCGCGGGCCGAGCTCGTCGACCCGGACGTGCTGCTGCTCGACGAGGCGACCGCGGCGCTCGACCTGGCGACGGAGGCGCAGGTCAACCAGGCCACCGACCGGCTGGCGGGCCGCCGCACGACCCTCGTCGTCGCGCACCGCCTCACCACGGCGGCCCGCGCCGACCGCGTCGTCGTGATGGACCACGGCCGCGTCGCCGAGGACGGGACCCACGACGAGCTCCTCGCCCGCGACGGCCACTACGCGCGGCTGTGGCGCACCTTCACCGGCGAGGCCGACCCCGAGCCCCGCCCCGAGCCGGAACGCGTCGCCTGA
- a CDS encoding endonuclease I family protein translates to MPSSPAGNTRRWTVPVLAAALLTGMVVPGATAATAPRPAPATAGATATVTAYDDTYYANAAGKTGASLKTALHGIIRDQTKISYSTVWTALKQTDEDPANSANVRLLYSGASRSKALNGGDVGDWNREHVWAQSHGDFGTSAGPGTDLHHLRPADVQVNAIRGNKDFDLGGSPVSGAPGSYTDADSFEPRAADRGDVARMILYMAVRYEGTDGWPDLEPNDTVTNGSAPYHGRLSVLKRWNDEDPPDAFERKRNEIIYSTYQRNRNPFIDHPEWVEAIW, encoded by the coding sequence ATGCCGTCTTCCCCGGCCGGAAACACCCGGCGCTGGACGGTCCCCGTCCTGGCCGCCGCCCTCCTCACCGGGATGGTCGTGCCCGGCGCCACGGCGGCCACGGCCCCGCGGCCCGCCCCGGCCACGGCCGGCGCGACCGCCACCGTCACCGCGTACGACGACACCTACTACGCGAACGCCGCCGGGAAGACCGGCGCGAGCCTGAAGACCGCCCTGCACGGGATCATCCGCGACCAGACGAAGATCTCGTACTCGACCGTCTGGACCGCCCTGAAGCAGACGGACGAGGACCCGGCCAACAGCGCCAACGTCCGCCTCCTCTACAGCGGCGCCTCCCGCAGCAAGGCCCTCAACGGAGGAGACGTCGGCGACTGGAACCGCGAGCACGTGTGGGCGCAGTCCCACGGCGACTTCGGCACCTCCGCCGGCCCCGGCACGGACCTGCACCACCTGCGCCCCGCCGACGTCCAGGTCAACGCCATCCGCGGCAACAAGGACTTCGACCTCGGCGGCAGCCCCGTCAGCGGCGCCCCGGGCAGCTACACGGACGCCGACTCCTTCGAGCCGCGCGCCGCCGACAGGGGCGACGTGGCCCGCATGATCCTGTACATGGCCGTCCGCTACGAGGGCACCGACGGCTGGCCCGACCTGGAGCCCAACGACACCGTCACCAACGGCAGCGCCCCGTACCACGGGCGGCTCTCGGTGCTGAAGCGGTGGAACGACGAGGACCCGCCGGACGCGTTCGAGCGCAAGCGCAACGAGATCATCTACAGCACCTACCAGCGCAACCGGAACCCGTTCATCGACCACCCGGAGTGGGTCGAGGCGATCTGGTGA
- a CDS encoding thiamine pyrophosphate-binding protein, whose product MTHDHDAVPRPTAAQTAAALDPPPGRIGGDLVVETLRGLGATTVFGLPGQHALGMFDALRRSDLEYVGLRVENNAGFAADAYGRVTGEAAPLLLSAGPGALMALPALQEAAAAGAPVVAIGAQVPVRGLGGGRHGYLHELRDQQASFRDVVKSVHPVRTASQIPSAVAAAWESALTAPHGPVWVEIPQDVLTAPARLPVVTAVDATPRDLVPRPELTAVAADLLTRAARPVIIAGGGVVRADASGKLRALAERLSAPVVTTFGGKGAFPWEHPLSLRSWLEDRHTTDFLEDADVLLVVGSGLGELSSNYHTFRPRGRVVQIEADLGKLESNHPALGIHADARPALSALLETVGERHDPTAEERVRTLLGKVRSRIDAQGLDLEQGVLAAVRRALPDASPSFWDMTILAYWAWSAFDPRRPGTMHSAQGAGGLGYAYPAALGAAVADRGRPVLAVSGDGGALYSIAELATARQHDLPVTWLIVDDGGYGVLREYMTDAFGAATGTELTRPDFVALAESFGVPAVRTTPQALEGDLAAALATPGPSVVVLPAVLRMFAPTHLGGDDGDDAAAGGR is encoded by the coding sequence ATGACCCACGACCACGACGCGGTACCGCGCCCCACCGCCGCGCAGACCGCCGCCGCGCTCGACCCCCCGCCGGGGCGGATCGGCGGCGACCTGGTCGTCGAGACCCTGCGCGGCCTCGGCGCGACCACCGTCTTCGGCCTGCCCGGCCAGCACGCGCTCGGCATGTTCGACGCGCTGCGCCGCTCCGACCTGGAGTACGTGGGCCTGCGCGTCGAGAACAACGCCGGGTTCGCCGCCGACGCCTACGGCCGCGTCACCGGCGAGGCGGCGCCGCTGCTGCTGTCGGCCGGACCGGGCGCGCTCATGGCCCTGCCCGCCCTCCAGGAGGCCGCCGCGGCCGGGGCCCCCGTGGTCGCCATCGGCGCCCAGGTCCCGGTGCGCGGCCTCGGCGGCGGCCGCCACGGTTACCTGCACGAGCTGCGCGACCAGCAGGCGTCCTTCCGGGACGTCGTGAAGTCCGTCCACCCCGTCCGCACGGCTTCCCAGATCCCCTCGGCCGTGGCCGCCGCCTGGGAGTCCGCCCTGACCGCCCCGCACGGCCCCGTGTGGGTGGAGATCCCGCAGGACGTGCTGACGGCCCCGGCCCGCCTGCCCGTGGTGACCGCCGTCGACGCCACCCCCCGCGACCTCGTGCCGCGCCCGGAGCTGACGGCCGTCGCCGCCGACCTCCTCACCCGCGCCGCACGTCCGGTGATCATCGCCGGTGGCGGAGTCGTGCGGGCGGACGCCTCGGGCAAGCTGCGCGCGCTGGCCGAGCGCCTGTCGGCGCCCGTCGTGACGACCTTCGGCGGCAAGGGCGCCTTCCCCTGGGAGCACCCGCTGTCCCTGCGGTCCTGGCTGGAGGACCGGCACACCACGGACTTCCTGGAGGACGCCGACGTCCTGCTGGTCGTCGGCTCCGGCCTCGGCGAACTCTCCTCGAACTACCACACCTTCCGGCCCCGCGGCCGGGTCGTGCAGATCGAGGCCGACCTCGGCAAGCTGGAGTCCAACCACCCGGCCCTCGGGATCCACGCCGACGCCCGCCCGGCCCTGTCGGCGCTGCTGGAGACGGTGGGGGAGCGCCACGACCCGACCGCCGAGGAGCGCGTCCGCACCCTGCTGGGGAAGGTGCGGAGCCGGATCGACGCGCAGGGCCTCGACCTGGAGCAGGGCGTCCTCGCGGCCGTCCGCCGCGCCCTGCCGGACGCGTCGCCCAGCTTCTGGGACATGACGATCCTCGCCTACTGGGCCTGGTCGGCCTTCGACCCCCGGCGCCCCGGCACCATGCACTCCGCGCAGGGCGCGGGCGGCCTCGGCTACGCCTACCCCGCCGCCCTCGGCGCCGCCGTGGCGGACCGCGGCCGGCCGGTGCTGGCGGTCTCCGGCGACGGCGGCGCCCTGTACTCGATCGCCGAGCTCGCCACGGCGCGCCAGCACGACCTGCCGGTGACGTGGCTGATCGTCGACGACGGCGGCTACGGCGTCCTGCGGGAGTACATGACGGACGCCTTCGGCGCGGCCACCGGGACCGAGCTGACCCGCCCGGACTTCGTCGCCCTCGCCGAGTCCTTCGGCGTGCCGGCGGTCCGCACGACGCCGCAGGCGCTGGAGGGCGACCTGGCCGCGGCGCTCGCCACCCCGGGCCCGTCGGTGGTCGTCCTCCCGGCGGTACTGCGGATGTTCGCCCCGACGCACCTCGGCGGGGACGACGGGGACGACGCGGCGGCGGGCGGGCGCTGA